One Candidatus Aminicenantes bacterium DNA segment encodes these proteins:
- a CDS encoding AAA family ATPase — protein sequence MLKRSLESILSGPRQVGKTTLARRLLEARGTPELYFNWDDLAFRRSVARDPYGFADRPLSLPAQGKPLLALDEIHKFPRWKSYLKGLWDTRHASLDLLVTGSGRLDVFQKGGDSLLGRYHTYRLHPLSVREVLAPDIDPSLDAASPDAVLAGLLARRGASEPAAREAFSALLRWGGFPEVFLRRDPAALRLWHGERKRLIVREDLRDLTRIQLVSHVEELVELLAARAGGVLSYNALREDLQVAIDSVRLWIDALARLYYLYLLRPYAKRVVRAIRREPKLYLWDWSEIEDDGHRFENLVAGHLLKWRDFNNDLGLEPLGLHYVRDKEKREVDFLLTRGRQAVPWLLIEAKLGASPSDTALNHFAAQLGVKHKFIVCAEPIRPAMAGEVRIMDAASFLSALPV from the coding sequence CGCCGGCTCCTGGAGGCTCGCGGCACCCCCGAGCTCTACTTCAACTGGGACGACCTCGCCTTTCGCCGCTCCGTGGCCCGCGACCCCTACGGCTTCGCCGACCGCCCGCTCTCTCTCCCAGCTCAAGGCAAGCCCCTCCTCGCCCTGGACGAAATCCACAAGTTCCCCCGCTGGAAAAGCTATCTCAAAGGGCTTTGGGACACGCGCCACGCCTCCCTCGACCTCCTGGTAACCGGTAGCGGCCGTCTCGACGTCTTCCAGAAGGGCGGCGACAGCCTGCTGGGCCGTTACCACACGTATCGCCTGCACCCCCTCTCCGTCCGCGAAGTGCTCGCCCCCGACATCGATCCAAGCCTCGACGCGGCCTCGCCCGACGCCGTCTTGGCCGGGCTTCTCGCCCGGCGCGGCGCCTCCGAGCCCGCCGCCCGCGAGGCCTTCTCGGCGCTCTTGCGGTGGGGCGGATTTCCGGAAGTCTTCCTCCGGCGCGACCCCGCCGCGCTCCGTCTTTGGCACGGCGAGCGCAAACGCCTCATCGTCCGCGAGGATCTTCGCGACCTGACCCGCATTCAGCTCGTCTCGCACGTCGAAGAGCTTGTGGAGTTGCTCGCGGCGCGCGCCGGCGGCGTGCTCTCCTACAACGCCCTGCGCGAAGATCTCCAGGTCGCCATCGACTCCGTGCGCCTCTGGATAGACGCCCTGGCCCGGCTCTACTACCTCTATCTCCTGCGGCCCTACGCCAAGCGCGTGGTTAGGGCTATCCGACGCGAGCCCAAGCTCTACCTCTGGGATTGGTCCGAGATCGAGGACGACGGCCACCGCTTCGAGAACCTCGTGGCCGGCCATCTTCTGAAGTGGCGCGACTTCAACAACGACCTCGGCCTCGAGCCGCTGGGGCTGCACTATGTCCGCGATAAAGAGAAAAGGGAAGTCGATTTCCTGCTGACCAGGGGCCGGCAGGCTGTGCCTTGGCTGCTCATCGAAGCCAAGCTCGGAGCGAGCCCGTCCGATACCGCCCTAAACCACTTTGCCGCCCAGCTCGGTGTGAAACACAAGTTCATCGTCTGCGCCGAGCCGATCCGGCCCGCCATGGCCGGGGAAGTACGCATCATGGACGCCGCATCGTTTCTATCAGCCTTGCCGGTGTGA
- a CDS encoding ATP-binding protein: protein MIKRAAESTCLALAAGYPIVAVTGPRQSGKTTLVKAAFPGKPYVSFEDPDQLESASGDPHGFLSRFPSGAIIDEAQRFPKIFSYLQGFVDDRKKMGLFILTGSQQFGLLSGISQSLAGRAALVQLLPFSLGEAGGGGIELGPLSKVLISGLYPPIHDRHLDPAVWYGNYVMTYLERDVRNLLAVRDLSQFRTFLRMCAARCGRLLNLSSLASDCGITHNTARSWISVLEASYIVHLLRPHSENFGKRMVKAPKLYFYDPGLAAWLLNIQGPDHMAVHPMRGELFEALIVSEFLKARYNRGLESNLYFWRDNIGEEIDLLIDEGTVVRPVEIKSGETVSEDYFRGLKRRQAWVAQRRQRAGRSGSAAVAAEGEAGVPAGDAIDAGAVNPSDGTVIYGGGESFRQGPFSVVSWRNLVLEGSGLNI, encoded by the coding sequence ATGATAAAAAGAGCGGCCGAATCGACTTGTCTGGCGCTTGCCGCCGGATATCCCATTGTGGCGGTGACAGGCCCGCGCCAATCCGGTAAAACGACGCTCGTTAAAGCTGCTTTTCCGGGAAAGCCCTATGTCTCTTTCGAAGATCCCGACCAGCTCGAATCAGCTTCGGGAGATCCGCACGGGTTTCTGTCCCGTTTCCCTTCCGGCGCGATCATCGACGAGGCGCAGCGCTTTCCTAAGATATTTTCCTATTTGCAGGGATTCGTCGATGATCGGAAGAAGATGGGCTTGTTCATCCTGACGGGATCCCAGCAATTCGGTTTGCTCAGCGGGATCAGCCAATCTTTGGCCGGCCGGGCCGCCCTTGTCCAACTTCTGCCGTTCTCTCTAGGCGAAGCCGGCGGGGGCGGGATTGAGCTGGGTCCGCTTTCCAAAGTCCTCATCAGCGGCCTTTACCCGCCGATTCATGACCGCCACCTGGATCCGGCCGTCTGGTACGGCAACTATGTCATGACGTATCTCGAAAGAGACGTCCGAAATCTTCTCGCCGTCCGCGATCTAAGCCAGTTCCGGACGTTCCTCCGCATGTGCGCGGCGCGGTGCGGCCGGCTCCTCAATCTGTCTTCTTTGGCTTCGGATTGCGGGATCACCCACAATACGGCTCGCAGTTGGATCTCGGTCCTGGAAGCAAGCTATATCGTCCATCTCCTGCGGCCGCATTCCGAAAATTTCGGCAAGCGGATGGTCAAGGCGCCCAAGCTCTATTTCTACGATCCCGGGCTGGCAGCCTGGCTGCTGAATATTCAGGGGCCGGATCACATGGCCGTGCATCCGATGCGGGGGGAGTTATTTGAGGCGTTGATCGTGTCCGAGTTCCTAAAGGCTCGCTATAATCGCGGCCTCGAGTCCAACCTGTATTTCTGGCGGGACAATATCGGCGAGGAGATCGACCTGCTGATCGACGAGGGCACGGTTGTCCGGCCGGTCGAGATCAAGTCGGGAGAGACGGTCAGCGAAGACTATTTCCGCGGGCTGAAGCGGCGGCAGGCCTGGGTCGCGCAACGGAGACAAAGGGCCGGCCGGAGCGGAAGCGCTGCAGTCGCCGCCGAGGGTGAGGCCGGAGTCCCGGCCGGAGATGCCATCGATGCGGGCGCCGTCAACCCGAGCGACGGGACCGTCATCTACGGCGGAGGAGAGAGCTTCCGCCAGGGTCCGTTCTCGGTTGTCTCATGGCGGAACCTGGTGTTGGAGGGGTCAGGTCTTAACATTTAA
- a CDS encoding DEAD/DEAH box helicase, which produces MADVLKPLIVQSDMSLLLETDSPLYADVRDAIAPFAEMVKCPEHVHTYKITPLSLWNAAAAGLAAPEVLARLRAHSRFPIMDSMAARITDLMGRYGRIRLLPHDATRHRLAVDDPILLERFRNDPAAAVFIGPDAAPGEALVRTIDRGPLKQALIKAGFPVQDLAGYIAGSPLAVPLRESDRFRLRPYQSAARDAFFKGGTWQGGSGVVALPCGAGKTIVGLAAMNLIGAHTLILATGITAIRQWRRELLDKTGLADSDIGEYSGATKDIRPVTLTNYQLLTYRKRGPLAGDDFPHFHVLNGLPWGLIIYDEVHLLPARVFRFTASLQAVRRLGLTATLVREDGREADVFSLIGPKCYDVPWKVIERQGWIARAVCREVKVPADAETWAAYAAAEPRGLYRAAAENPAKLAVLERVMARHPGEKILIIGQYLDQLAKIAAALDRPLLTGETPQDERERLYREFRDGDLDLLVVSSVANFAVDLPDASVAIQVSGKFGSRQEEAQRLGRILRPKADGRPASFYTLVTADTEEEDFALRRQMFLIEEGYEYEILR; this is translated from the coding sequence ATGGCTGACGTTCTCAAGCCGCTGATTGTCCAATCCGACATGTCGCTCCTGCTCGAGACGGACTCGCCCCTCTACGCCGACGTCCGCGACGCGATAGCCCCCTTCGCCGAGATGGTCAAGTGCCCCGAGCACGTCCACACCTACAAGATCACGCCCCTCTCGCTCTGGAACGCCGCCGCGGCCGGCCTGGCCGCCCCCGAAGTCCTGGCCCGCCTCCGCGCCCACAGCCGCTTCCCGATCATGGACTCCATGGCCGCCCGCATCACCGACCTGATGGGCCGCTACGGCCGGATCCGCCTCCTCCCCCACGACGCTACCCGCCACCGCCTGGCCGTCGACGATCCTATCTTGCTCGAACGCTTCCGCAACGACCCCGCCGCGGCCGTCTTTATCGGCCCCGACGCCGCCCCCGGCGAAGCGCTCGTCCGCACGATCGACCGCGGCCCGCTCAAGCAAGCTCTGATCAAGGCCGGCTTCCCCGTGCAGGATCTGGCGGGTTATATCGCCGGCTCGCCCTTGGCCGTTCCCCTGCGCGAAAGCGACCGCTTCCGCCTGCGCCCCTACCAATCGGCCGCCCGCGACGCCTTCTTCAAGGGGGGCACCTGGCAGGGAGGGAGCGGGGTTGTGGCCTTGCCCTGCGGCGCGGGCAAGACGATCGTCGGGCTGGCCGCGATGAACCTCATCGGCGCCCACACGCTGATCCTGGCCACCGGGATCACAGCCATCCGCCAGTGGCGGCGCGAGCTTCTCGATAAGACAGGCTTAGCCGATTCCGACATCGGCGAATACAGCGGCGCCACCAAGGACATCCGTCCCGTCACCCTGACGAATTATCAGTTATTGACATACCGCAAGCGCGGCCCTCTGGCAGGCGACGACTTCCCCCACTTCCACGTCCTCAACGGCCTGCCCTGGGGCCTCATTATCTACGATGAGGTCCACTTGCTGCCGGCGCGCGTTTTTCGCTTCACGGCGTCGCTCCAGGCCGTGCGCCGCCTGGGCCTGACCGCGACGCTCGTGCGCGAGGACGGCCGCGAGGCCGACGTCTTCTCGCTCATCGGGCCCAAGTGCTACGACGTCCCCTGGAAAGTCATCGAGCGCCAGGGCTGGATCGCCCGCGCCGTCTGCCGCGAGGTCAAGGTCCCGGCCGACGCCGAGACTTGGGCGGCCTACGCGGCGGCCGAACCGCGCGGCCTGTATCGGGCCGCGGCCGAAAACCCGGCCAAGCTGGCCGTGTTGGAGCGCGTCATGGCCCGCCACCCGGGCGAAAAAATTTTGATCATCGGCCAGTATCTCGACCAATTGGCGAAAATCGCCGCCGCCCTCGACCGGCCCCTTCTCACGGGCGAGACTCCCCAGGACGAGCGCGAGCGGCTCTATCGGGAGTTTCGCGACGGAGACCTGGATCTTTTGGTCGTCTCGTCCGTGGCCAATTTCGCCGTCGACCTGCCGGACGCCTCGGTCGCGATCCAGGTTTCCGGCAAGTTCGGCTCGCGCCAGGAGGAGGCCCAGCGACTGGGACGAATCCTGCGGCCTAAAGCGGACGGGCGGCCGGCATCGTTTTACACGCTGGTCACGGCGGACACCGAAGAAGAGGATTTCGCCCTGCGCCGCCAGATGTTTTTGATCGAAGAGGGCTACGAGTACGAAATCCTTCGGTAA